From a region of the Aeoliella mucimassa genome:
- a CDS encoding ATP-dependent helicase — translation MSSYSSHVASLNEAQREAVMHVDGPLLILAGPGSGKTRVVTHRIAHLLECGVAARQILALTFTNKAASEMQNRVQALVPGQPVWVSTFHRFGARILREFGELVGLRPNFTIYDTSDSKQVLKRVIEAQQVSTMNYSVDRIATAISGAKNNLIRPEAYQPHRQSVLSSVVAQVYPAYQERMLQSAAVDFDDLLMHVATLLYDNPEIRQQLDSRFRYVLVDEYQDTNQAQYVILKALSHDYPNLAATGDPDQSIYGWRGADISNILNFENDFPEVKIVRLEQNYRSTKRILRVADELIAYNTRRKKKSLFTENDEGNPVRLVAYADQDLEASDIADQIRGTIERGERSASDFAIFYRVNALSRSLERALRKAGVPYQMVRGQEFYGRKEIKDLLAYCQLANNPQDDVAFDRAVSAPTRGVGKKSIERLNMHAYRYGTSLLDAARECKLIEGLTKRASNSLTGFVTLIDKLSAVAGESVEEVIGTALEESGYKESLRKSEDVEDQSRLENVEELLTDARQFDEQSESTGDGGLETYLERTWLVNETDNWENDADKVTLMTLHATKGLEFPVVYLIATEDGILPHERSLDSVDQLEEERRLAFVGITRAEQELQLSYARIREFRGQRRVAIPSKFLMEMPRHELQMGEADNIDLSFDVDEYDGYDEEPDYDEQVFELDHGPEHDKPKPPVSLPAMQTAAQLDAGGTNPKPHKRVSPDVFVQGMTVVHPEFGPGKIIALGGSGAGRKATVQFAMAGERKFVLAHSPLRPANS, via the coding sequence ATGTCGTCTTATTCATCTCACGTTGCATCACTCAATGAAGCCCAGCGGGAAGCCGTGATGCATGTGGATGGCCCGCTGCTCATTCTCGCAGGCCCTGGTAGTGGTAAGACGCGCGTCGTCACGCATCGCATCGCGCATCTATTAGAATGCGGAGTCGCTGCGCGTCAGATTCTTGCGCTCACCTTTACCAACAAAGCGGCGAGCGAAATGCAAAACCGCGTGCAGGCGTTGGTGCCTGGACAACCTGTTTGGGTTAGCACGTTCCACCGATTCGGCGCGAGAATCCTCCGCGAGTTCGGCGAACTAGTTGGGCTGCGGCCGAACTTCACGATCTACGATACCTCCGACAGCAAGCAGGTGCTGAAGCGAGTAATCGAAGCCCAGCAAGTGTCGACGATGAACTATTCCGTCGACCGCATTGCCACGGCCATCAGCGGCGCGAAGAACAATTTGATCCGCCCCGAAGCGTACCAGCCGCACCGCCAGTCGGTGCTCTCGAGCGTGGTCGCCCAGGTGTACCCTGCGTACCAGGAGCGGATGCTGCAATCGGCCGCGGTCGACTTCGACGATCTGCTGATGCACGTCGCTACGCTGTTGTACGACAATCCTGAGATTCGCCAGCAGCTCGACAGTCGCTTTCGCTACGTACTGGTCGACGAATACCAAGATACCAACCAGGCGCAGTACGTCATTCTCAAGGCCCTGTCGCACGACTATCCGAATCTCGCGGCCACCGGCGATCCCGATCAATCGATCTATGGCTGGCGGGGGGCCGACATTTCGAACATCCTGAACTTCGAGAACGATTTCCCCGAGGTGAAAATCGTTCGCCTGGAACAGAACTACCGCAGCACCAAGCGCATCCTGCGTGTCGCCGACGAGTTGATTGCCTACAACACGCGCCGCAAGAAGAAGTCGCTCTTCACCGAAAACGACGAAGGCAATCCCGTGCGTCTGGTCGCGTACGCGGATCAAGATCTCGAAGCAAGCGACATCGCCGATCAGATTCGCGGTACTATCGAACGTGGCGAACGCTCCGCTAGCGACTTTGCCATCTTCTACCGCGTGAACGCGTTGTCGCGATCGCTCGAGCGGGCGCTCCGCAAAGCGGGAGTGCCTTACCAGATGGTTCGCGGGCAGGAGTTCTATGGGCGCAAGGAAATCAAAGACTTGCTGGCTTATTGCCAACTCGCAAACAATCCGCAGGACGATGTCGCGTTCGATCGGGCAGTCAGTGCTCCCACCCGCGGCGTTGGCAAGAAGTCGATCGAGCGATTGAACATGCACGCGTATCGCTACGGCACCTCGCTGCTCGACGCCGCCCGCGAGTGCAAATTGATCGAAGGGCTTACCAAGCGGGCGAGCAATTCGCTCACTGGTTTTGTCACGCTCATCGACAAGCTCTCCGCGGTAGCAGGCGAATCGGTCGAGGAAGTCATCGGCACCGCTTTGGAAGAAAGTGGTTACAAAGAGAGTCTCCGCAAGAGCGAGGATGTCGAAGACCAATCGCGATTGGAGAACGTCGAAGAACTGCTGACCGACGCCCGCCAGTTCGACGAGCAAAGCGAATCGACCGGCGATGGTGGACTCGAGACCTACCTCGAACGCACCTGGCTGGTGAACGAGACCGACAACTGGGAGAACGACGCCGACAAAGTGACGCTGATGACGCTTCACGCGACCAAAGGCCTGGAGTTCCCGGTGGTCTATCTCATCGCGACCGAAGATGGCATTTTGCCCCACGAGCGATCGCTAGATAGCGTCGATCAACTGGAAGAAGAGCGACGCCTGGCGTTTGTCGGCATCACCCGCGCCGAGCAAGAACTGCAACTGAGCTACGCCCGCATTCGCGAGTTCCGCGGCCAGCGCCGTGTGGCGATACCAAGTAAGTTCCTGATGGAGATGCCGCGGCACGAACTTCAGATGGGCGAAGCCGACAACATCGACCTGAGCTTCGATGTCGACGAGTACGACGGCTACGATGAGGAGCCCGATTACGACGAACAAGTCTTCGAACTCGATCATGGCCCCGAACACGACAAACCGAAGCCGCCGGTGTCGCTACCGGCCATGCAAACCGCCGCTCAACTCGATGCCGGCGGGACGAATCCCAAGCCCCACAAGCGAGTGTCACCCGACGTCTTCGTGCAAGGCATGACCGTCGTGCATCCCGAGTTCGGCCCCGGCAAAATCATCGCCCTTGGTGGCTCAGGGGCAGGACGCAAAGCAACCGTGCAATTCGCCATGGCAGGCGAACGCAAATTCGTGCTGGCACACAGTCCGCTACGCCCGGCCAATTCGTGA
- a CDS encoding DNA-directed RNA polymerase subunit alpha C-terminal domain-containing protein translates to MTRIPLNRAEADSQELQSRLEMSTAEIGLAVRTTNCLEEKGVFTVHDLLNCTRDDLLSISNFGEKTLEEVYTALEKHGFYRPGRQAPLPR, encoded by the coding sequence ATGACACGTATTCCTCTCAATCGTGCTGAAGCTGACAGCCAAGAACTGCAATCCCGCCTCGAAATGAGCACTGCCGAAATTGGTTTGGCTGTGCGTACCACCAACTGCCTTGAAGAAAAGGGTGTGTTCACGGTTCACGATTTGTTGAACTGCACCCGGGACGATTTGCTTTCGATCTCCAACTTCGGCGAGAAGACTTTGGAAGAAGTCTACACGGCGCTCGAGAAGCATGGCTTCTATCGCCCAGGTCGCCAGGCACCGTTGCCACGCTAA
- a CDS encoding GNAT family N-acetyltransferase gives MYRFRPFCNTDPPRIAKLWSCQPPQRGLAQPVSTGVLEMCLFSKHYFDPKGFIVAVNDDDEMVGFAHAGFGPNDPHNQVETDTGTTYMIMVRDDLWNSNLPDQLLAQSEAYLRGRGAKVLYGGGINPLNGFYLGLYGGSELPGILLSDEPRRRVFSRNQYRERGRVVILQRDLVRFRPMVNREQRRVAREVNFETLYAPITLNWWNTSVYGSLERIRFFLRRRRQDKVLAYVTFWDIEPLASSWGLRAAGMFDLWVDDEYRRHGYGTYLLGESFKELHKRGITTVETQTMLTNAPAIEFYKNLGFAPIDHGLVYRREARNS, from the coding sequence GTGTACCGTTTTCGCCCGTTTTGCAACACCGACCCACCACGGATCGCCAAGCTGTGGTCGTGCCAGCCTCCGCAGCGCGGTTTGGCCCAGCCTGTATCTACTGGCGTGCTGGAAATGTGCTTGTTTTCCAAGCATTATTTCGATCCGAAGGGCTTTATTGTCGCAGTCAACGACGATGACGAGATGGTGGGCTTCGCCCACGCCGGTTTTGGCCCGAACGATCCTCACAATCAGGTAGAAACCGACACCGGCACGACCTACATGATCATGGTTCGCGACGACCTGTGGAACTCGAACCTGCCTGATCAGCTGCTCGCCCAGAGCGAAGCGTACCTCCGCGGCCGGGGAGCCAAGGTGCTGTACGGCGGCGGCATTAACCCACTCAACGGTTTTTATCTCGGCCTGTACGGCGGCAGCGAACTGCCGGGCATCTTGCTGTCGGACGAACCACGCCGCAGGGTGTTTTCGCGCAACCAGTACCGCGAACGCGGACGTGTGGTAATCCTGCAGCGCGACTTGGTGCGGTTCCGTCCGATGGTCAATCGCGAACAGCGACGAGTCGCCCGCGAGGTGAATTTCGAGACGCTCTACGCCCCGATCACGCTGAACTGGTGGAACACTTCGGTCTATGGCAGCCTGGAGCGGATCCGGTTCTTCCTCCGCCGGCGTCGTCAGGACAAGGTGCTGGCCTACGTAACGTTCTGGGACATCGAACCGCTCGCGAGCAGTTGGGGATTGCGAGCCGCGGGAATGTTCGACCTGTGGGTCGACGACGAATACCGCCGCCACGGCTACGGTACCTACCTGCTAGGCGAATCGTTCAAGGAACTGCACAAGCGCGGCATCACGACCGTCGAAACGCAAACGATGCTCACCAACGCACCCGCGATTGAGTTCTATAAAAACCTGGGCTTCGCACCGATCGACCATGGATTGGTCTACCGCCGCGAAGCCCGGAATTCTTAA
- a CDS encoding Rieske (2Fe-2S) protein: MGEWVEVATVGECPPGTLLEAVVGESIVVVANVDGEFYALDGICAHQGGPLASGDLAGCTLTCPWHGWQYDIRTGRQLLSESICQTVYRARESGGTIQIEIPAPS; this comes from the coding sequence ATGGGAGAATGGGTCGAAGTAGCAACCGTTGGCGAATGCCCGCCTGGCACCCTGCTGGAAGCCGTGGTCGGCGAGTCGATCGTGGTCGTGGCCAACGTCGACGGCGAGTTCTATGCTTTGGATGGTATCTGTGCCCACCAGGGGGGTCCCCTGGCCTCGGGCGACCTCGCTGGCTGCACGTTAACGTGCCCCTGGCACGGCTGGCAGTACGATATTCGTACCGGCCGGCAGCTGCTGAGCGAGTCGATTTGCCAGACCGTCTACCGGGCTCGCGAATCGGGCGGTACCATACAGATTGAGATACCTGCCCCGTCGTAA
- a CDS encoding lysophospholipid acyltransferase family protein produces MLQQLIDYAVYLVVRVAIAFVQALPIGVCERIAGGMATLFTTVLPVRRKVLRENLKIALPTLTEAEQQRLAWGMWRHLFLMIMEIAHTPRRVHRTNWRELVDVPQNEAIIRTMCTTRPSVVISGHYGNFELGGYLLGMFGFPTHTVARTLDNRHIDRFVNDFRGRTGQYILPKQGSSEQIEQLLSSGGALTLLGDQAGGNRGCWVPFFGRPASTHKAVALFSLSFEAPTIVVGVRRKQRMLQYEIEVADVVDPADRDFAHAGVQPMTEWYTGCLERIILSDPEQYWWIHRRWKGEIPEKIRRRLERRGKLAA; encoded by the coding sequence ATGCTTCAACAACTGATCGACTACGCCGTGTACTTGGTGGTTCGTGTGGCGATTGCCTTCGTGCAGGCGCTGCCGATCGGGGTGTGCGAACGCATCGCGGGTGGAATGGCGACGCTGTTTACCACCGTGTTGCCGGTTCGACGAAAAGTGCTCCGCGAGAATCTGAAGATCGCCCTGCCGACGCTCACCGAAGCGGAGCAGCAGCGACTCGCTTGGGGCATGTGGCGGCACCTGTTTCTGATGATCATGGAGATCGCCCACACGCCACGGCGGGTGCATCGCACCAACTGGCGCGAACTGGTCGACGTGCCTCAGAACGAGGCCATCATTCGCACGATGTGCACCACGCGCCCAAGCGTGGTGATTTCGGGTCATTACGGCAACTTCGAACTCGGCGGTTACTTGCTCGGGATGTTCGGTTTTCCTACGCATACCGTGGCCCGAACGCTCGACAACCGGCACATCGACCGGTTTGTCAACGACTTTCGCGGCCGCACCGGGCAGTACATCCTTCCCAAGCAAGGCAGCAGCGAACAGATCGAGCAGCTGCTCTCGAGCGGCGGGGCCCTCACGCTGCTGGGCGACCAGGCTGGCGGCAATCGTGGCTGCTGGGTTCCGTTTTTCGGCAGGCCAGCTTCCACACACAAAGCAGTCGCCCTGTTTTCGCTGTCGTTCGAGGCTCCCACGATCGTGGTCGGGGTTCGCCGAAAACAGCGGATGCTGCAATACGAGATCGAAGTGGCCGACGTGGTCGATCCGGCGGATCGCGACTTCGCCCACGCAGGTGTGCAACCGATGACCGAGTGGTACACTGGTTGCCTTGAACGAATCATCCTGAGCGATCCTGAGCAATATTGGTGGATCCATCGCCGCTGGAAGGGCGAAATCCCGGAAAAAATCCGCCGTCGGCTCGAACGACGCGGAAAGTTGGCGGCCTAG
- a CDS encoding Gfo/Idh/MocA family protein encodes MAIGFGMIGCGMISRFHYRALEDVRGAEMVGCYDRNPDSAKKFADEVGIVAYETLEEMLAASDVDAVSIGTPSGAHMEPAVQAAKAGKHVIVEKPLEITLKRCDKIIAACEKHDVKLGTIFPSRFHPASKTLKKAMDSGRFGRLTLGDAYIKWFRTQEYYDSGAWRGTWKLDGGGALMNQAIHTVDLLQWLMGDVLEISALTDTLAHERIEVEDVAVATLRFASGALGVIEATTAAYPGYLKRVEVHGLAGSASIEEEDIKTWDFAKARKSDEKIHAEMAERKSGGGGASDPSAIGHHGHAMQFADFCKAIKGGGTPAVDGPEGRKAVEIILAIYKSAQTGKPVKLPLKSDPVLGKK; translated from the coding sequence ATGGCGATTGGATTTGGAATGATTGGTTGCGGCATGATCAGCCGCTTTCACTACCGCGCACTCGAAGATGTTCGGGGTGCCGAGATGGTGGGCTGCTACGACCGCAATCCCGATAGCGCCAAGAAGTTCGCCGACGAAGTGGGGATTGTTGCTTACGAAACGCTCGAAGAGATGCTAGCCGCCAGCGACGTGGATGCGGTATCGATCGGCACCCCTAGCGGTGCTCACATGGAACCCGCAGTGCAGGCAGCCAAGGCCGGCAAGCATGTGATCGTCGAGAAACCGCTGGAGATTACCCTGAAGCGGTGCGACAAGATCATTGCCGCCTGCGAAAAGCACGATGTGAAGCTCGGCACCATCTTTCCCTCCCGATTCCACCCCGCTTCGAAAACACTGAAAAAGGCAATGGACTCAGGACGCTTCGGCCGCCTGACCCTCGGCGATGCGTACATCAAGTGGTTTCGCACGCAGGAATACTACGACTCCGGCGCCTGGCGCGGCACTTGGAAGCTCGACGGTGGCGGCGCGCTGATGAATCAGGCGATTCACACGGTCGACTTGCTGCAATGGCTTATGGGCGATGTGCTCGAGATCTCGGCGCTCACCGATACGCTGGCTCATGAGCGAATCGAGGTGGAAGACGTTGCAGTAGCAACCCTACGCTTTGCCAGCGGAGCGTTGGGAGTGATCGAAGCCACCACGGCAGCCTATCCTGGGTATCTTAAGCGGGTCGAGGTGCATGGCTTAGCCGGTTCGGCTTCGATTGAAGAGGAAGACATCAAGACCTGGGATTTCGCCAAGGCACGCAAGTCGGACGAAAAGATCCACGCCGAAATGGCGGAGCGCAAGAGCGGCGGGGGCGGTGCCAGCGACCCCTCGGCCATCGGCCATCATGGGCATGCCATGCAGTTTGCTGACTTCTGCAAGGCGATCAAAGGCGGTGGCACCCCGGCCGTCGATGGTCCCGAAGGTCGCAAGGCCGTGGAAATCATTCTGGCCATCTACAAATCGGCCCAAACCGGCAAACCAGTGAAACTGCCGCTGAAGAGCGATCCGGTGCTGGGCAAGAAATAG
- a CDS encoding tRNA (cytidine(34)-2'-O)-methyltransferase, producing the protein MPNLAMESEPYKPLLHIVLYQPEIPHNTGSVGRTCVAVGAKLWLVRPLGFQVDNYHLRRAGLDYWQHLNWQVVDDWQQLISHLPVERFWYFTKFAQHRLGTAEFEPGDVLVFGRESQGLPEDIRNLAPERGLRIGCRPEVRSLNLSNSVAVACYEALGQWRRAGGLGLELPE; encoded by the coding sequence ATGCCGAATCTCGCAATGGAATCCGAGCCTTACAAACCACTGCTGCACATCGTGCTGTATCAGCCTGAGATCCCCCACAACACCGGCAGCGTGGGGCGGACCTGCGTCGCGGTGGGGGCCAAGCTCTGGCTCGTGCGGCCGCTGGGGTTCCAGGTCGATAACTACCATCTTCGGCGGGCGGGGCTCGATTACTGGCAGCACCTGAACTGGCAGGTCGTCGACGATTGGCAGCAACTGATCTCGCACTTGCCGGTCGAGCGGTTCTGGTACTTCACCAAGTTCGCGCAGCACCGCTTGGGTACTGCGGAGTTCGAGCCGGGCGACGTGCTGGTGTTTGGGCGAGAGTCGCAGGGGCTGCCGGAGGATATCCGCAATCTCGCTCCCGAGCGGGGGCTGCGGATCGGCTGCCGCCCCGAAGTGCGGAGTTTGAACCTATCGAACAGCGTCGCGGTCGCTTGCTACGAAGCCCTGGGGCAATGGCGGCGGGCCGGCGGTTTGGGGCTGGAATTACCGGAATAG
- the murB gene encoding UDP-N-acetylmuramate dehydrogenase, translating to MPIDTEFESIVQTNVPLAPRTWLGLGGPAEYFAEPTSIDELVSLVARCHAEGIATRLMGGGSNLLVREQGVAGMVISLAHSAFAATTVDGSRLKVGGGASLAHVINEAVRAGLAGLEPLVGIPGTVGGAMHGNAGSRGGDVGQWAVEATVLTRSGEVAERKRDELVFAYRESSLDELAILDVTFDLESEDAEQLTKRMQKQWIVKKSGQPMTHQRTACLFKNPRGMSASMLIEQAGLAGLKVEGAELSSRHSNFVVVSDEATPAHVLKLIDQIRSRVAERLGVELETQLEIW from the coding sequence ATGCCGATTGACACTGAATTCGAAAGTATCGTCCAAACCAATGTCCCACTCGCTCCGCGCACATGGCTCGGGCTTGGGGGACCGGCCGAGTATTTCGCCGAGCCAACATCGATAGACGAGCTTGTTTCGCTTGTCGCCCGCTGTCATGCCGAGGGAATTGCCACACGGCTGATGGGGGGAGGCTCGAACCTGCTGGTCCGCGAGCAAGGGGTCGCCGGCATGGTGATCAGCCTCGCCCACTCGGCGTTCGCTGCGACCACGGTCGATGGTTCGCGTCTGAAGGTCGGCGGTGGCGCTTCGCTCGCCCACGTGATTAACGAAGCCGTGCGGGCTGGGCTCGCTGGGCTGGAACCCTTGGTTGGCATTCCCGGCACCGTGGGTGGTGCCATGCATGGCAATGCTGGCAGTCGAGGGGGCGACGTCGGCCAGTGGGCCGTCGAAGCGACCGTGCTCACCCGTTCGGGCGAAGTGGCCGAGCGCAAGCGCGACGAGCTGGTGTTCGCCTATCGCGAGAGCAGTCTCGACGAACTGGCCATCCTCGACGTGACGTTCGATCTCGAGAGCGAAGACGCCGAGCAGCTCACGAAGCGGATGCAAAAGCAGTGGATCGTGAAGAAGTCGGGCCAACCGATGACCCATCAACGAACCGCTTGCCTGTTTAAGAATCCCCGCGGCATGAGTGCTAGCATGCTCATCGAGCAAGCAGGCCTGGCAGGGCTGAAAGTCGAAGGTGCCGAGCTGAGCAGCCGCCACTCGAACTTTGTGGTAGTCAGCGACGAAGCGACTCCGGCGCATGTGCTGAAGCTCATCGACCAGATTCGCAGTCGGGTCGCCGAGCGTCTTGGGGTTGAGCTGGAAACGCAGCTCGAAATCTGGTAA
- a CDS encoding cell division protein FtsQ/DivIB: MADEEQSQPLSFVTQWLQPRRLAWVAVLIVVGVIARQGWNSVNLQLTSSPEYRLTMDTVQLVPESLPPWIRTDVKSQVFRDSGLTDSLTLLDNPAEVQQQLVDAFELHPWIRKVERVDLVGPGRVEVTLEYREPIAVAEFVANDTRELLPVDAEGVRLPDGDLSEVEKTYLPRINSVPDRPLVGAAWTDSRMLGAVRIAANLRQLWDAYSLLDIIPSEYPEVARTHRFYVYDLRTSGGTIIRWGAAPGFAPPGESTFEQKLTRLSGYIQQHGRLDTINSPQLIDVRDALQVEARVAQEPEVIK, encoded by the coding sequence ATGGCTGACGAAGAGCAATCCCAGCCTCTATCGTTTGTGACCCAATGGCTGCAACCTCGCCGGCTTGCCTGGGTCGCGGTGTTGATCGTGGTGGGGGTAATCGCCCGCCAAGGTTGGAACAGCGTGAACCTGCAGCTAACGTCGTCGCCGGAGTATCGGCTGACGATGGATACCGTGCAACTCGTTCCCGAGTCGCTTCCCCCTTGGATTCGTACCGACGTGAAGTCGCAAGTGTTCCGCGATTCGGGACTTACCGATTCGCTCACCCTGCTCGACAATCCTGCCGAAGTGCAGCAGCAGCTGGTCGATGCTTTTGAGCTGCATCCCTGGATCCGCAAGGTAGAACGCGTTGACCTGGTAGGGCCAGGGCGTGTGGAGGTGACGCTCGAGTATCGCGAACCGATCGCGGTCGCCGAGTTCGTGGCCAACGACACCCGAGAGCTGTTGCCGGTGGATGCCGAAGGGGTCCGCTTGCCCGACGGGGACCTGAGCGAAGTCGAGAAGACGTATCTACCGCGCATCAACTCGGTGCCCGATCGTCCTCTGGTAGGAGCCGCGTGGACCGACAGCCGCATGCTAGGAGCGGTGCGGATTGCTGCCAACTTACGACAGCTGTGGGATGCTTACAGCTTGCTCGACATCATTCCGTCGGAGTACCCGGAAGTCGCCCGCACGCATCGTTTCTACGTGTACGACCTGCGAACCAGCGGTGGAACGATCATCCGCTGGGGAGCTGCGCCGGGATTCGCTCCGCCGGGGGAGAGTACGTTCGAGCAAAAGCTCACGCGACTCTCTGGATACATTCAACAGCATGGGCGGCTTGATACGATCAACTCGCCGCAGTTGATCGACGTGCGCGATGCCTTGCAGGTGGAAGCCCGCGTGGCGCAAGAGCCGGAAGTGATAAAGTAG
- a CDS encoding carbon storage regulator: protein MLVLSRKAGQTIQIGPDVSVTVVKLSSGAVRLGIVAPPEMAVVRGELAAEIEAELEVPTEPLRIFNGDKADQ, encoded by the coding sequence GTGCTCGTGCTTTCTCGCAAAGCGGGCCAGACTATTCAGATTGGCCCCGACGTGTCGGTCACCGTGGTCAAGCTGAGTTCCGGGGCCGTACGGTTGGGTATCGTGGCACCCCCCGAAATGGCAGTCGTCCGTGGCGAACTCGCCGCGGAGATCGAAGCCGAACTCGAGGTGCCCACCGAACCGCTTAGAATCTTTAACGGCGACAAAGCCGATCAGTAA
- a CDS encoding isochorismatase family protein, whose protein sequence is MDEKELQNPASDRLLPRSPDLMNAGDTLLCLVDFQQRLMPAIAGQERIVWNAGRLVDGATALGVEMVVTEQYPEKLGPTVESLATRLNTPASAKLMFSSACCTPVFAEQMEQLGESGRHRVLLAGVETHVCVQQTAYDLMAAGFTVYLATDATGSRFDNDYQIALRRMESAGVVLTTTEAALFEWCERAGTPEFKQISALAKDAGPEA, encoded by the coding sequence ATGGACGAGAAAGAACTGCAAAACCCAGCATCCGACCGACTCTTGCCGCGCAGCCCCGACCTGATGAACGCTGGCGACACCTTGCTGTGCCTGGTCGATTTCCAGCAGCGACTCATGCCGGCCATCGCTGGCCAAGAGCGGATTGTGTGGAACGCGGGCCGACTGGTCGACGGGGCAACCGCACTAGGCGTCGAGATGGTGGTTACCGAACAGTACCCCGAGAAACTTGGCCCAACGGTCGAGTCGCTGGCCACTCGTTTGAATACCCCTGCGTCGGCGAAGCTTATGTTCAGCTCGGCTTGCTGCACGCCGGTGTTCGCGGAGCAAATGGAGCAACTCGGCGAGTCGGGCCGACATCGCGTACTGCTCGCGGGTGTCGAAACCCACGTTTGCGTGCAACAGACCGCCTACGATTTAATGGCCGCTGGCTTCACGGTTTACCTGGCGACCGACGCAACGGGTTCGCGATTCGATAACGACTATCAAATCGCCCTCCGGCGGATGGAATCGGCCGGCGTGGTGCTCACCACCACCGAGGCGGCGCTGTTCGAATGGTGCGAGCGGGCAGGCACGCCCGAGTTCAAACAAATTAGCGCTTTGGCCAAGGACGCCGGCCCCGAAGCCTGA
- the hslV gene encoding ATP-dependent protease subunit HslV: MKFRSTTILTVRKDGCVAMGGDGQVSLGQTVMKADARKVRRLADGNVLAGFAGAAADAFALLERFEEKLRDHPSNMPRAATELAKEWRTDRALRRLEALIAVADAENTLLVSGTGDVIQPTDGVLGIGSGGNYALSAARALVEHSDLSAREIVEKSLKIAGEICVYTNGNVVIEEIA, translated from the coding sequence ATGAAATTTCGATCGACCACCATACTTACCGTGCGTAAAGATGGATGCGTTGCCATGGGCGGCGACGGACAGGTGAGCCTGGGCCAAACCGTGATGAAGGCCGACGCCCGCAAGGTGCGGCGTTTAGCCGACGGCAACGTGCTGGCAGGTTTCGCCGGAGCGGCAGCCGACGCGTTTGCTTTGCTTGAACGGTTTGAAGAGAAGCTGCGCGACCATCCCTCGAACATGCCACGCGCAGCGACCGAGTTAGCGAAGGAATGGCGAACCGATCGCGCGCTCCGCCGACTCGAAGCGCTGATCGCGGTGGCCGACGCCGAAAACACACTGCTTGTTTCGGGCACCGGCGACGTGATTCAACCAACCGACGGCGTGCTCGGCATCGGCTCCGGCGGCAATTACGCCTTGTCGGCCGCCCGCGCTCTGGTGGAACACTCCGATCTATCGGCTCGCGAGATCGTAGAGAAGTCGCTCAAGATTGCGGGCGAGATTTGCGTGTATACGAATGGCAACGTGGTGATTGAGGAAATAGCGTGA